A single Rhodothermales bacterium DNA region contains:
- a CDS encoding GNAT family N-acetyltransferase, protein MATDIASAADENLLVHFSWAQERTPGMRVARAEDVTLVDSGLPCDTFNAAIRTRLDEEAASTRIAEVLGWYERAKRPFSWWVGPADRPAGLGERLLEAGLEIAQTDPAMVADLAHLKSADLAPGGLSIRRITDTQDLFAFARINAANWDPPDRFVIRYYTIAARALLEPDSPIWLYIGYIDGVPVATSELTVGGGVAGLYNVSTDAAYRRRGIGSALTLKPLLDARDAGIRTAILQAEPDGVSVYSRLGFEVFGEVSEYKPPAPPPPEQPVY, encoded by the coding sequence ATGGCAACCGACATAGCCAGCGCGGCCGACGAAAACCTGCTGGTACACTTTTCCTGGGCTCAGGAGCGCACCCCCGGCATGCGCGTCGCGCGCGCCGAGGACGTCACGCTGGTCGACAGCGGGCTCCCCTGCGACACCTTCAACGCCGCCATCCGGACGCGCCTGGACGAGGAAGCCGCCTCGACCCGCATCGCGGAGGTCCTCGGGTGGTACGAACGCGCAAAGCGTCCGTTTTCCTGGTGGGTGGGCCCGGCCGACCGGCCGGCGGGGCTGGGCGAGCGGCTGCTGGAAGCCGGCCTCGAAATCGCCCAGACCGACCCGGCGATGGTCGCCGACCTGGCGCACCTGAAATCCGCCGACCTCGCGCCGGGCGGGCTCAGCATCCGCCGGATCACCGACACGCAGGACCTGTTCGCCTTCGCCCGCATCAACGCCGCCAACTGGGATCCCCCCGACCGGTTCGTGATCCGCTACTACACCATCGCCGCCAGGGCGCTGCTGGAGCCGGATTCGCCCATCTGGCTGTACATCGGCTACATCGACGGCGTGCCGGTGGCGACCTCCGAACTGACCGTCGGCGGCGGCGTCGCGGGGCTGTACAACGTGTCGACCGACGCGGCGTACCGGCGGCGCGGCATCGGCTCGGCGCTGACGCTGAAGCCGCTGCTCGACGCCCGCGACGCCGGCATCAGGACGGCGATCCTCCAGGCAGAGCCTGACGGCGTGAGCGTCTACAGCAGACTGGGGTTCGAGGTGTTCGGCGAGGTCTCCGAATACAAGCCGCCGGCGCCGCCGCCACCCGAGCAGCCGGTCTACTGA
- the gyrB gene encoding DNA topoisomerase (ATP-hydrolyzing) subunit B: MSEASSTDKKAYGASNIQVLEGLEAVRKRPAMYIGDVGVRGLHHLVYEVVDNSIDEALAGYCDNVEVIIHEDGSVSVEDNGRGIPVDLHPTEGVSALEVVMTTLHAGGKFDKDTYKVSGGLHGVGVSCVNALSTTLIATIRRDGSVWQQEFALGKSLAPVKRVRDMRPDETNGTHVHFWPDGSIFTTLEYRFDTLDERLRELAYLNRTIRISLEDRREEDVDLRKETYHFEGGLSEFVAYLDESRTPLMEEIVYISAEEAEVPVELAMRYNTGYAETVLSFVNNINTHEGGTHVSGFRRALTRTLKVYAERNNLLKNVKTDLSGDDFREGLTAVLSVKVAEPQFEGQTKTKLGNSEVQSAVEVLINDKLAQWLEDHPKEAKRIVDKVVLAAQARAAARRARELVQRKSIFGGGGLPGKLADCASKDPQECEIYLVEGDSAGGSAKQARDRHFQAILPLRGKILNVEKARLDRVLDNEEIRNIVTAFGTGLATTDEIFDLGKVRYHKIILMTDADVDGAHIRTLLLTLLYRHMRPLFEAGFVYVAMPPLYKVKRGKDERYCWNDAELQQLIEEFGPENRSKVVIQRYKGLGEMNPEQLWDTTMNPDTRMLQQVTIEDAAAVDRIFSTLMGDAVEPRRKFIERNAKYATIDV; the protein is encoded by the coding sequence ATGAGCGAGGCTTCCAGCACCGACAAAAAAGCGTACGGCGCGTCAAACATCCAGGTCCTTGAAGGGCTCGAGGCCGTTCGCAAACGGCCGGCGATGTACATCGGGGATGTGGGCGTGCGCGGGCTCCACCATCTGGTGTATGAAGTCGTCGACAACTCGATCGACGAGGCGCTGGCCGGCTACTGCGACAATGTGGAGGTCATCATCCACGAGGATGGGTCCGTCTCCGTCGAGGACAACGGGCGCGGCATTCCGGTAGATCTCCATCCCACCGAAGGCGTCTCGGCGCTGGAAGTCGTGATGACCACGCTCCATGCCGGCGGCAAGTTCGACAAGGACACCTACAAGGTCTCCGGCGGTCTGCACGGCGTCGGTGTATCCTGCGTGAACGCGCTTTCGACGACGCTCATCGCCACGATCCGGCGCGACGGCAGCGTGTGGCAGCAGGAGTTCGCGCTGGGCAAGTCCCTGGCGCCCGTGAAGCGGGTCCGGGATATGCGGCCCGACGAGACGAACGGCACGCACGTGCATTTCTGGCCGGACGGCAGCATCTTCACGACACTCGAGTACCGGTTCGACACGCTCGACGAGCGGCTCCGCGAACTGGCCTACCTCAACCGCACCATCCGCATCTCGCTGGAGGACCGGCGGGAAGAGGACGTGGATCTGCGCAAGGAGACCTATCACTTCGAAGGCGGCCTGTCCGAGTTCGTCGCGTATCTCGACGAGTCCCGCACGCCGCTGATGGAGGAGATCGTGTACATTTCGGCCGAAGAGGCGGAAGTGCCGGTCGAACTGGCGATGCGCTACAACACCGGCTATGCGGAAACGGTGTTGTCGTTCGTGAACAACATCAATACGCATGAAGGCGGGACGCACGTCTCCGGCTTCCGGCGCGCCCTGACGCGCACGCTGAAGGTGTACGCCGAGCGCAACAACCTGTTGAAAAACGTCAAGACCGACCTGTCGGGCGACGACTTTCGCGAAGGCCTCACGGCCGTGCTCTCCGTCAAGGTGGCTGAACCTCAGTTCGAAGGGCAGACCAAGACCAAACTCGGCAACTCGGAAGTCCAGAGCGCCGTCGAGGTCCTGATCAACGACAAGCTGGCCCAGTGGCTCGAGGACCATCCGAAAGAGGCGAAGCGCATCGTCGACAAGGTGGTGCTCGCCGCGCAGGCCCGCGCCGCGGCCCGGCGCGCACGCGAGCTGGTGCAGCGCAAAAGCATCTTCGGCGGCGGCGGTCTCCCCGGCAAGCTGGCCGACTGCGCCTCGAAGGATCCCCAGGAATGCGAGATCTATCTCGTCGAGGGGGATTCCGCCGGCGGCTCCGCCAAGCAGGCGCGCGATCGGCATTTCCAGGCGATCCTGCCGCTGCGCGGCAAGATCCTGAACGTGGAGAAGGCCCGCCTCGACCGCGTGCTCGACAACGAGGAAATCCGCAACATCGTCACCGCCTTCGGCACCGGCCTGGCGACGACGGACGAGATCTTCGACCTCGGCAAGGTGCGCTACCACAAGATCATCCTGATGACGGACGCCGACGTGGACGGCGCGCACATCCGCACCCTGCTGCTTACGCTGCTCTATCGCCACATGCGGCCGCTTTTTGAAGCCGGCTTCGTCTACGTGGCCATGCCGCCGCTCTACAAGGTGAAGCGCGGCAAGGACGAACGGTATTGCTGGAACGACGCGGAACTGCAGCAGCTGATCGAGGAGTTCGGCCCCGAAAACCGCAGCAAGGTCGTCATCCAGCGCTACAAGGGTCTGGGCGAAATGAACCCGGAGCAGCTCTGGGACACCACGATGAATCCGGATACCCGGATGCTGCAGCAGGTGACGATCGAGGATGCCGCCGCCGTGGACCGTATCTTCAGCACCCTGATGGGCGACGCCGTAGAACCCCGCCGCAAGTTCATCGAGCGCAACGCCAAATACGCCACCATTGACGTTTAG
- a CDS encoding glycosyltransferase, producing MSAEAGGPPGPAKRIVLMGPAHPYRGGIAHFTEKMYRDLSAAGHDVTVVTFRRQYPSFLFPGKTQFEDVPDDQAPFASVRLIDTLNPLSWRRTASFVAELQPDLVIMAYWMPFFAASFASIARAVRAHRIPVLAILHNVIPHERHPGDSWLSRHFLTACDGLVVLSDAVEQDVRALGVGQPMERIDHPVYDLFGPAPGRSDARRRLGLGADDQVLLFFGFIRKYKGLDVLLRSMPAVAERLPAVRLVVAGESYDPMTEAVDFVRQHRLEAHIRFDVRYIPGEAVPDYFAAADVVVQPYRTATQSGVAQIAYHFERPLIVTDVGGLAEVVPHERAGFVVPPGDPDALGAAIVRFFQEDWADRLTAGVREEKKKYGWGRLYEALERLSGVSLR from the coding sequence ATGTCAGCTGAAGCCGGCGGACCGCCGGGGCCGGCGAAGCGGATCGTACTGATGGGGCCGGCTCACCCCTACCGCGGCGGCATCGCGCATTTCACGGAGAAAATGTACCGGGACCTCTCCGCCGCCGGGCACGACGTGACCGTCGTCACCTTCCGCCGGCAGTACCCGTCGTTTCTCTTTCCCGGCAAAACGCAGTTCGAGGACGTGCCGGACGATCAGGCGCCCTTTGCCTCGGTCCGTCTCATCGACACCCTCAATCCGCTCAGCTGGCGCCGCACGGCGTCGTTCGTGGCGGAGCTGCAGCCCGATCTCGTCATCATGGCGTACTGGATGCCGTTTTTTGCGGCGTCGTTTGCGTCGATCGCGCGTGCGGTGCGGGCTCACCGGATCCCGGTCCTCGCGATCCTCCACAACGTGATCCCGCACGAACGCCATCCGGGCGACAGCTGGCTCAGTCGGCACTTCCTGACGGCCTGCGACGGCCTCGTCGTCCTGTCCGACGCCGTCGAGCAGGACGTGCGCGCGCTGGGCGTCGGGCAGCCGATGGAGCGGATCGACCATCCCGTGTATGACCTGTTCGGGCCGGCGCCCGGCCGCTCCGATGCGCGCCGGCGTCTGGGGCTCGGGGCCGACGACCAAGTGCTGCTGTTTTTCGGGTTCATCCGGAAGTACAAGGGGCTGGATGTCCTGCTGCGGAGCATGCCGGCGGTGGCCGAGCGGCTGCCGGCCGTGCGGCTGGTCGTGGCCGGCGAAAGCTACGATCCCATGACCGAAGCCGTCGATTTTGTCCGGCAGCACCGTCTTGAGGCCCACATTCGATTCGACGTTCGCTATATTCCCGGCGAGGCCGTGCCCGACTATTTTGCGGCGGCGGATGTCGTCGTCCAGCCCTACCGCACGGCGACACAGAGCGGCGTCGCCCAGATCGCCTACCACTTCGAGCGCCCGTTGATCGTCACGGATGTGGGTGGGCTGGCGGAAGTGGTGCCGCACGAACGCGCCGGCTTCGTCGTCCCACCCGGCGACCCCGATGCCCTCGGCGCCGCGATCGTCCGCTTTTTTCAGGAAGACTGGGCCGATCGCCTGACCGCCGGCGTCCGGGAAGAGAAGAAAAAATACGGCTGGGGACGGCTCTACGAGGCGCTCGAACGGCTGTCGGGCGTGTCCCTTCGGTGA
- a CDS encoding class I SAM-dependent methyltransferase codes for MDYDPIKDSLGRFFCRRPFLQRSFYALLDLFFLRAWHVHRTLRRLLAPRRGQPLRVLDAGTGFGQYAHFIVRTFPEAHVLAVDVKRDYLANLRRFIDQTRYADRVETAYEDLTDLKAEGSFDLILCVDVMEHIEEDRAVFRHFARVLAPGGYVLINTPSDLGGSDVGVGEDSSFIGEHVRDGYNMDELKGKLADAGLTPVEGFYTYGAFGSLAWRMMIKYPMKLLGLSRLFVAVLPLYYLPVLPIGVVLHAIDVRRSNPAGTGVIVVATQSPR; via the coding sequence TTGGACTACGATCCGATCAAGGATTCCCTGGGCCGCTTTTTCTGTCGCCGGCCGTTCCTTCAGCGCAGCTTTTATGCGCTGCTGGATCTGTTTTTCCTGCGCGCCTGGCATGTCCACCGGACGCTGCGCCGGCTGCTTGCGCCCCGCCGCGGGCAGCCCCTGCGGGTGCTCGACGCCGGCACCGGGTTCGGGCAGTATGCCCATTTTATCGTGCGCACCTTCCCCGAAGCCCACGTGCTGGCGGTGGATGTAAAGCGCGATTACCTCGCCAATCTGCGCCGTTTCATCGATCAAACCCGCTACGCGGATCGCGTGGAGACGGCCTATGAGGATCTGACGGATCTCAAGGCGGAAGGGTCGTTCGATCTGATCTTGTGTGTCGACGTGATGGAGCACATCGAGGAGGACCGCGCCGTGTTTCGGCATTTTGCGCGTGTCCTGGCCCCGGGCGGCTATGTGCTCATCAATACGCCGTCGGATCTGGGTGGGTCGGATGTCGGCGTGGGGGAGGACTCGAGCTTCATCGGCGAGCATGTGCGCGACGGCTACAACATGGACGAGCTAAAGGGCAAGCTGGCCGATGCCGGTCTCACGCCCGTCGAAGGGTTTTATACCTACGGCGCCTTTGGCTCCCTGGCGTGGCGCATGATGATCAAATACCCGATGAAGCTGCTCGGGTTGAGCCGGCTATTCGTCGCCGTGCTGCCCCTCTATTACCTCCCCGTGTTACCGATCGGCGTCGTGCTGCACGCCATCGACGTGCGGCGGTCCAATCCCGCCGGCACCGGCGTGATCGTCGTCGCAACGCAAAGTCCCAGGTAA
- a CDS encoding type VI secretion system-associated protein TagO has product MKATGILFALLVALTAPAYSQPADSLGLWRIQRGVQAQKGVTSITATLEAREAQRFLGVRCENQRTYAFIAWNDRVGASPRVGYQIGDEAPLEKVWNTSSEGTASFVPGRTIEFLNRIARHDSLRAQATLEDGTPITAVFDLNGIDYALQPIREACRW; this is encoded by the coding sequence ATGAAGGCCACCGGAATCCTTTTCGCCCTGCTCGTCGCGCTGACGGCGCCGGCCTACAGCCAGCCGGCGGACAGCCTCGGCCTCTGGCGCATCCAGCGCGGGGTCCAGGCACAAAAAGGCGTCACGTCGATCACGGCGACGCTGGAGGCACGCGAGGCCCAGCGGTTCCTGGGCGTCCGCTGCGAAAATCAGCGCACCTACGCGTTCATCGCATGGAACGACCGGGTGGGCGCCTCCCCGCGCGTCGGCTATCAGATTGGCGACGAGGCGCCGCTCGAGAAGGTCTGGAACACCTCCTCGGAAGGCACGGCGTCCTTTGTGCCGGGACGCACCATCGAATTTCTAAACCGGATCGCCCGGCACGATTCCCTGCGTGCGCAGGCGACCCTCGAAGACGGGACGCCGATCACGGCCGTATTCGACCTGAACGGCATCGACTACGCGCTTCAACCTATCCGGGAAGCCTGCCGCTGGTAA
- a CDS encoding glycosyltransferase family 2 protein, with translation MQPDLSIVVPVYEEEESLPELAEAVRSMCEDAGYSFEVWLVDDGSKDDSWQIIRTLHEEDARFAGIRFRRNYGKSAALAVGFQRARGRYVVTMDADLQDDPAEVPAMIQMLQEGNDLVSGWKQVRRDPLNKTIPSRFFNMITRKMSGLDLHDFNCGLKAYRREVIKNVRVYGELHRYIPLLAKWEGYTRITEKPVHHHARKYGRTKFGLERYIRGFLDLITVLFITRFAARPMHFFGTIGTIAFLGGFLISLWISVDKIFFNHPIGDRPLLLLGVMLILLGAQMFTTGLLGEMFIAPRMEDTTSYQVVDAMEPRLHHVS, from the coding sequence ATGCAACCCGACCTCAGTATTGTCGTGCCGGTTTACGAGGAGGAGGAGTCGCTCCCCGAGCTCGCCGAGGCGGTGAGGTCCATGTGCGAGGACGCCGGCTATTCGTTCGAGGTGTGGCTCGTCGACGACGGTTCGAAGGACGATTCCTGGCAGATCATTCGCACGCTGCATGAGGAGGATGCCCGCTTCGCCGGCATCCGGTTCCGCAGGAACTACGGCAAATCGGCCGCGCTCGCCGTTGGTTTTCAGCGCGCGCGGGGGCGGTATGTGGTGACGATGGACGCCGACCTCCAGGATGACCCCGCCGAGGTGCCGGCCATGATCCAGATGCTGCAGGAAGGTAACGACCTGGTCAGCGGCTGGAAGCAGGTGCGCCGCGATCCGCTCAACAAGACGATACCGAGCCGGTTTTTTAACATGATCACCCGCAAGATGTCGGGGCTCGACCTGCACGACTTCAACTGCGGGCTCAAGGCCTACCGGCGCGAGGTGATCAAAAACGTGCGGGTCTACGGCGAGCTGCACCGGTATATCCCGCTGCTTGCCAAGTGGGAAGGTTATACCCGGATCACGGAAAAGCCCGTGCATCACCATGCGCGCAAGTACGGCCGCACCAAATTCGGTCTCGAGCGCTACATCCGGGGGTTTCTCGATCTCATCACGGTGCTCTTCATCACGCGCTTCGCCGCGCGCCCGATGCACTTTTTCGGGACGATAGGCACCATCGCCTTTCTCGGGGGCTTTCTGATCAGCCTCTGGATCTCGGTCGACAAGATCTTCTTCAATCACCCCATCGGCGACCGGCCGCTGCTTCTGCTCGGGGTGATGCTCATCCTGCTCGGCGCGCAGATGTTTACGACCGGTCTGCTGGGCGAGATGTTTATCGCGCCCAGGATGGAGGACACCACCTCCTACCAGGTCGTCGACGCCATGGAGCCGCGCCTGCATCATGTCAGCTGA
- the rsgA gene encoding ribosome small subunit-dependent GTPase A, with protein sequence MDLSAYAPYGIDRMPAGHIDPERLAGARLARVLAVNRTNYLVRTDTADITAEITGKMMAAAASPLDYPTAGDWVYLQLFDDDSLGIIHGIVPRKSLLKRKAAGKIVEIQPIGANIDHAFVVQSLEGDFNVRRLERYAAMIYEAGIGMTLLLSKADLATPAEIAACVDRIHGAMPGLEVIAFSNTTGEGIEAIESRLEPAGTYSLIGSSGVGKTSLLNRLLGESRFDTRAVRDADKRGRHTTTRRHLIVLRNGALLLDTPGMRELGTIGMEAGIDEAFDEIASLAADCKFSDCSHTSEAGCAVRAALEAGRIEEDRYAHYLKLQRESAFHEMTYVEKRRKDKNQGKLYKRIIKGKEHRRSGH encoded by the coding sequence ATGGATCTATCCGCCTATGCGCCGTATGGCATCGACCGGATGCCGGCCGGCCACATCGATCCCGAACGCCTCGCCGGAGCACGTCTGGCCCGGGTGCTGGCGGTCAACCGAACCAACTACCTCGTCCGGACCGATACCGCCGACATCACCGCCGAAATTACGGGCAAGATGATGGCCGCTGCCGCGTCGCCGCTCGACTACCCGACCGCCGGCGACTGGGTCTACCTCCAGCTGTTCGACGACGACTCGCTCGGTATCATCCACGGGATCGTGCCGCGCAAATCGCTGCTGAAACGGAAGGCCGCCGGCAAAATCGTCGAGATCCAGCCGATCGGCGCCAACATCGACCACGCCTTCGTGGTGCAGTCGCTGGAAGGCGACTTCAACGTGCGCCGGCTCGAACGCTACGCCGCGATGATCTACGAAGCCGGGATCGGCATGACGCTGCTCCTCAGCAAGGCCGATCTCGCGACGCCGGCCGAGATCGCGGCCTGCGTCGACCGCATCCACGGCGCGATGCCCGGCCTGGAGGTGATCGCCTTCAGCAACACGACGGGCGAGGGCATCGAAGCCATCGAATCGCGGCTGGAGCCCGCCGGCACGTACAGCCTCATCGGTTCATCGGGGGTGGGCAAGACGTCGTTGCTGAATCGCCTGCTGGGGGAATCGCGCTTCGACACCCGGGCCGTGCGGGATGCGGACAAACGGGGCCGGCACACCACCACGCGCCGGCACCTGATCGTCCTGCGCAACGGCGCGCTGCTGCTCGACACGCCGGGCATGCGCGAACTGGGCACCATCGGGATGGAAGCCGGCATCGACGAAGCGTTCGATGAAATCGCCTCGCTCGCGGCCGACTGCAAGTTCAGCGACTGCAGCCATACCTCGGAAGCCGGCTGCGCCGTGCGCGCCGCCCTGGAAGCCGGACGGATCGAGGAAGATCGGTATGCCCACTACCTCAAACTCCAGCGTGAGTCCGCGTTTCATGAAATGACCTACGTGGAAAAACGCCGGAAGGACAAGAACCAGGGCAAGCTGTACAAGCGCATCATCAAAGGGAAAGAGCACCGCCGATCGGGACACTAG
- a CDS encoding class I SAM-dependent methyltransferase codes for MKRRVKAWLHRHGRLKPAEELYFNLKTLTPGILYRELRYRAWDAPDGFPVPPAAFIKDVIACRWNAVFYDSGKRIVDDMADLLGRHGLSFASFTSVLDFGCGCGRLIRHLDRRTEADLHGSDYNPALIQWCQKNLPIASFAVNRLEPPLPYSDDTFDFVYARSVLTHLPESLIDAWMAEMRRVIRPGGLFLFTMHGRPLSHGLSPDERAAFERNELVVTYTAAAGENLCSTYATKSYVDDRLMEGFERVDFVEGRPVEHLRQDIHLVRRVDEGLNV; via the coding sequence ATGAAACGTCGCGTAAAAGCCTGGCTGCACCGCCACGGCCGGCTCAAACCGGCCGAAGAGCTGTACTTCAACCTGAAAACCCTGACTCCGGGCATCCTGTACCGCGAGCTGCGCTACAGGGCATGGGATGCGCCGGACGGGTTTCCCGTGCCGCCGGCCGCCTTCATCAAGGATGTCATCGCCTGCCGCTGGAATGCCGTCTTTTACGATTCGGGAAAACGGATCGTCGACGACATGGCCGACCTGCTGGGCCGGCACGGGCTGTCGTTTGCCTCCTTCACGTCGGTGCTGGATTTCGGCTGCGGATGCGGCCGGCTCATCCGCCACCTCGATCGCCGCACGGAAGCCGACCTGCACGGCTCGGACTACAACCCGGCCCTCATCCAGTGGTGCCAGAAAAACCTCCCGATCGCCTCGTTCGCCGTCAACCGGCTCGAGCCGCCGCTCCCCTACTCGGACGACACCTTCGACTTCGTTTACGCCCGTTCCGTGCTCACCCACCTGCCCGAATCCCTGATCGATGCCTGGATGGCCGAGATGCGACGCGTCATCCGGCCCGGCGGCCTGTTCCTCTTCACCATGCACGGCCGGCCCCTCAGCCACGGACTCTCCCCGGATGAGCGCGCGGCGTTCGAGCGAAACGAACTCGTCGTTACCTATACGGCCGCCGCCGGCGAAAACCTGTGCTCTACCTACGCGACGAAGTCCTACGTGGACGATCGGCTGATGGAGGGATTCGAGCGCGTCGACTTCGTGGAAGGCCGACCCGTCGAGCACCTCCGGCAAGACATCCATCTGGTGCGCAGGGTGGATGAAGGGCTTAACGTTTGA
- a CDS encoding tannase/feruloyl esterase family alpha/beta hydrolase, translating into MFARNSCLLAGLLLTAATYGQTPCARLADIRLPDVRIDDALVVPAPAPPADITVAHCKVSGAIGGTIGFEVLLPDEWNGRFFMGGGGGFVGEIANAARTAVNRGFASAGTDTGHQGNGLEAGWALNDPLAQLNFGHLAIHRTAEVAKHIIHARYGDAPAYSYFFGCSRGGGQALMEAQRYPADFDGIVAAAPALDWPGFAAEFVQNIQLNFPDPGHLAEPVVTRDNLILLERSVLDACDALDGVKDGVMEDPRACPFDVHTIPACAAGQPGPECLTALQRAAIERVYAPVVTDAGEVHPGQPFGGEGDLVSGWLPWITGVLDPVFAASQQRFPSLQFAFGTELFKYFVYGDPDWDYARYDLNRVPADTRHVATLLNATNPDLSAFEADRGKLLLWHGWSDPALSAYRSIDYYEEAEALDAGLRDYFRMFLLPGVTHCGGGSGPDTVDWYTPIVEWVERGQAPERLTAEKRDADGKTTRSRPLCPYPQKAVYLGRGDTDEAASFVCQ; encoded by the coding sequence ATGTTTGCTCGCAACAGTTGCCTCCTCGCCGGCTTGCTCCTCACCGCCGCCACCTACGGCCAGACCCCGTGCGCCCGGCTGGCGGATATCCGGCTCCCGGATGTCCGCATCGACGACGCCCTCGTCGTCCCCGCCCCGGCCCCGCCTGCCGATATCACCGTCGCCCACTGCAAGGTGAGCGGCGCCATCGGCGGCACCATCGGCTTCGAGGTATTGCTGCCGGACGAATGGAACGGCCGCTTCTTCATGGGCGGCGGCGGCGGCTTCGTCGGCGAAATCGCCAACGCAGCCCGGACCGCCGTGAACCGCGGCTTCGCGTCGGCCGGCACGGATACCGGGCATCAGGGCAACGGGCTCGAAGCCGGCTGGGCGCTGAACGACCCGCTGGCCCAGCTCAACTTCGGCCATCTCGCCATACACCGGACGGCCGAGGTGGCCAAGCACATCATCCACGCCCGCTACGGCGACGCCCCGGCCTATTCCTATTTCTTTGGGTGCTCCCGGGGCGGCGGCCAGGCGCTGATGGAGGCGCAACGGTATCCCGCCGACTTCGACGGCATCGTCGCCGCCGCGCCGGCGTTGGACTGGCCGGGTTTCGCCGCCGAGTTCGTCCAGAACATCCAGCTCAATTTCCCCGACCCCGGGCACCTCGCCGAACCGGTCGTCACCCGCGATAACCTCATCCTGCTCGAACGATCGGTGCTGGACGCATGCGATGCGCTGGACGGGGTGAAAGACGGCGTGATGGAGGATCCGCGCGCCTGCCCATTCGACGTGCACACCATACCGGCCTGCGCCGCCGGCCAACCCGGGCCCGAGTGCCTGACCGCGCTGCAGCGTGCGGCCATCGAGCGGGTCTACGCGCCCGTCGTGACCGACGCCGGCGAAGTCCACCCCGGGCAGCCGTTCGGCGGCGAGGGCGATCTCGTCAGTGGCTGGCTGCCCTGGATCACCGGCGTCCTCGACCCCGTGTTCGCCGCATCCCAACAGCGGTTTCCGAGCCTGCAGTTTGCCTTCGGCACCGAACTGTTCAAGTACTTCGTCTACGGCGACCCCGACTGGGACTATGCGCGATACGACCTCAACCGCGTGCCGGCCGACACCCGCCACGTGGCTACGCTCCTGAACGCCACGAATCCGGATCTGAGCGCCTTCGAGGCGGACCGCGGCAAGCTGCTTCTCTGGCACGGCTGGTCGGACCCCGCCCTGTCCGCGTACCGATCCATCGACTACTACGAGGAGGCGGAGGCGCTGGATGCCGGCCTGCGCGACTACTTTCGCATGTTCCTGCTGCCCGGTGTGACGCACTGCGGCGGCGGCAGCGGTCCCGACACCGTCGACTGGTACACGCCCATCGTCGAGTGGGTCGAGCGCGGCCAGGCGCCGGAACGCCTGACGGCAGAAAAGCGCGACGCCGACGGGAAAACCACGCGGAGCCGGCCGCTCTGTCCGTACCCCCAGAAAGCCGTTTACCTCGGCCGGGGCGATACCGACGAGGCCGCGAGCTTTGTCTGCCAGTGA